The genomic interval tgtatcaattTCCTTCCATATCACAGCTATGCACTacattatgttggtctatcagatgAAATCCCAGTAAATGCATTGATGTCTGTGATggcaatgtgaaaaaatgttatGCACTGTATGTTACAATTTGGAAGAAGTGTTGCTTTTTCAACCATTCAATCAAAATAAATCAGCATTTGTGCATTTATAAGTCAGCTTCAGGAATAACCTGGCTAATGTGTGTAGTTTTACTAATGTCTGCACAGGTCCTGTAGTTGCTCATAGGTTTTCAGTCAATTTCTCTACTGCAGATCGACAATATTCATGGTTAGGCAATTAATGACTTAAACAGATCCAGATGTTTGTTGCCGTTTGCGTTTATTTTGTCAACAGTGGTATTTGACTTGGAAGGCTCCCATGGAAGCCATTTTGCTAGTCTCTCTTATTGTTGAtgcatgaactctgaccttaactgagacaaGGGAGGCCTCAAGTTATATTTGTCTGATATTGACATTTTTGTGATGATCTGAAACCTTTAAGTgcggcaaaaaaaacaaaaacagacgcCTGTGAAGTGACAGTATGTTGCTCACCAGATCAAGTCACTATAAGCTAACAGGCATCAgtcaactgtcaagtcagcagtcatCCCAATGGTTGTTTGGGTCATAACATAAAAGTTTTCATTGGTGTTtgtaatgtgttttgttttttttgtttttctgaggaaattaatttctgatttttatcAGTTATCATCCATAATcatctaaagaaaataaaaacagttgaaaGATATAACCCCGTAAAGAATATTTATGAGTTTTACGTTTTTCAAATGaattattaaaatgaatgtACCTTTTAAAAAATCTCGCAGAAAACGTCAAACCCTCGATTTGAGAAGCTGTGTTTGGATCTGTGATCCATGTTTCTCCTGTGTCGCGCCAATGCACCAGCAGGGGGTGGTAATGAGACAAACATACGTAAAACGCGTAGATGTGTGAcgaagaaggaaggaaggacttGTGATTTGTCTCGGTAAAAATGGCTCAAGGCTCGAAGAAATTTAAGGTTCAACGTCCAGGAGCGTCCAAGAAACcgcaacaaaacaaacagaaaggacCGAAGAAAGGAGGTAGGACTCTGAGGTTTTAATAGTTACAGTAGTTTAGGGGAAAAAGCAGGAGCTCAACTGAACATGTGACCAAACACGTTGTGTTTTAGACACATGTTTTAGGCGTAACACAGACTGAAATTATAATGTAGCTATGTTTCATCAGATGATGGTATGTATGTTTTAAATGCTTCCAATCATCACATTGCTCTTTATTGTCTtgttggtaaagatgtgtaagaaGCTGCTAATCTTGCAAGCAAACCCATGTTAAACTACAACCTTATACTTGTTCTTCTGAAGGGAGGATTATCGCGCCTAAAAAGGCTCAAGTGGTTCAGCAACAGAAGCTAAAGAAGGTgaggaaaagtttaaaaaaaattttttattttgatttcacTGAAGTTTCTTGAACCTCTGCCGTTTTCTGAAGGGTCTTGAGGTCGCCATCAGGAACAAGATTGAGCAGGAGGTGACCCAGAAGGCCAGCTCCTCCCTCCACAAGCCCCTGGCTGTGGTTAAAGGTGCTGAGAGGAAAGGAAAGCAAGCAGCTGCCCGCCCTGGAAGCAGCAACAAATAGGACCGCTGCACACCTGGATCTCATCAGATTGTAGTTGTGGAATTCATTTGAACCTCTGTTGGAGTTTGCCAGACacagttttagttattttaatttcagtgtGGTTCTATCCTCCAAtcattgtattgtttttgtgcagtgaaaaacataaagcagAAATAGAATAGGATGCATCCTGCTTCTATCAGCCATCTGTTTtctaaatgtcttgttttcagcCATGATGAGTGAAACCAACCTGCACAGAGGAGCCGGTTTGTGTACCTGAAAGTAATGACTGTTCAGGAAGATTTCCACTTGGATAGCAAGATCAAACCAATCAGATATCAGAATAGCGGGACGACCTCAGATGCCAAACCAGCGCATCTGCTATCaggaattttgtatttttatgtctttataaTTAAAGCTTCATTTGAAAAGTTAGTTCATCGGTGTTGAATTAATCCAAGCACAGCTCATTCAGAGATTTATGTAATCAAAGCTTTATTTAAATCTTTGTCAATGTTAGTAGCTTATGCAGTTTAGAGATGAAGTATTTTTGCATCTACATTTAAGCATTATATTTATTATACTGCTGTGTTATATCACCATGTAATAAACACATGACTAAATTAGCtgctaaaataaattagaattaaTGAGTCGAGCAGACATTTGTTCCTTAAGCTGGTCTCTGGAGTAGGTTTAAGAAACATTGATGGCCTCCGCGCAGTGATGAGAGCGAAGAAACCGGGGGAAGGAATCCTTGGCCATCAGGCTGTAGATCCTCTGCTGCGCGTTGTTAAAGGTGTCAGCACACGGGATGTCCATCAAGCTCAGCAGAGACTCTCGGGTCTCAGCATCCAGGTTCACCTGTGATGGACAAAAACTGAAGGTCAAAATGGTGATTCATAAATATCCTTCAGGCTTAGTGCTGCGCTCCTCTGCACTGACCTCCAGTGGGGCGTCGGGGTTGATGAACTGGTTGTAGATGCTGCTTGCTTTGGTCTTATGCAAGTTGGAAGGGGAAACCCTGTATTCCTCACAAGCCAGCCAAAACTCCAGATTCTCCTCGCTGAACTCTGAACGCAGGAACCCTCGAAATGCCTGAAGACCAACTGAAAAGACAATGACAGAGTTATGTAGAGGAAACAGCAGCAAGAGCAGGGTAACCTGGAGGGAGAATTTCCACAGATTATTGTTCAAATGAGAGGTTTAGTAGATTTTAACATGAAAGGAGAGCACTGCCAGGTGAGATGCTGCAGGCCGGGATAGTAAAAGccagggcccgtattcacaaagattctcagagtcctctcaaAGAGCGTCTTAACAGCCTAAAGATTCCTGCCAAGGACTCCCAGCTTAAGACTGATTCACTTTGCtactgagagcgactctgagcaAGGAGACGACAGAacttcctatcttagtgaggaggcgTGGTCGACCCTGTTCCTAGGGGTGAtactgtcttctaagagctgtgattggttgaaagaaacaataaaaaaaaatgcacttcTAGAAATCACTGGAAATTAATCAATTaaagaatttagactggattcagaagtGTGTAAATCATGAAGATGACTTAAcaagattaaattaattgtcacacagcatcaaaatgtttattaCTATGTTTACTCACCATTCTGGttgttttcatactgcatctgTTTCATatcaattaattaatattaaattcagCATTTCACTGTGATTTCCTTGTACACTGAGGTTCAGTTTggtgaaatgaccaaaaacaaaacgggaaaaaaaaactacaaagtaCAAATTGAAAGATGCTTcagttaatttagtttttattagaaATTGTTAGGGTCACTAATTGTGACTGGTAATTTCTGTTGTTAAACAGTCATTTCTTAATAATTTGGTATTTCTCAAATTAAAAGTTGGATCTTTCAAAAGTGCTCATTTTGAGGTAATGCCTCTCCAGTAAAATATGAAATTAGCTTTAGATTGGTAGACATTGGTAGACAGTTCAGTGTTCTGATgagaatataaaaatgttatacaGACCTAAATGTATGCCTGTATAGATAAATGTAAAGACCTAAAATAGGAGTAAAAAGCTAAGAAACAACTAAATGCAACAGGCAACATTCATGCtcatatacatattttaaaaagcttttaatgCACAATCTACTGTAGAG from Girardinichthys multiradiatus isolate DD_20200921_A chromosome 5, DD_fGirMul_XY1, whole genome shotgun sequence carries:
- the c5h19orf53 gene encoding leydig cell tumor 10 kDa protein homolog, giving the protein MAQGSKKFKVQRPGASKKPQQNKQKGPKKGGRIIAPKKAQVVQQQKLKKGLEVAIRNKIEQEVTQKASSSLHKPLAVVKGAERKGKQAAARPGSSNK
- the si:ch211-196h16.12 gene encoding regulator of G-protein signaling 5 encodes the protein MCKGLSYLPSSCLEKAKGMRVKLSHLAEIHHKQKVQDGKILQDLETLLSSKIGLQAFRGFLRSEFSEENLEFWLACEEYRVSPSNLHKTKASSIYNQFINPDAPLEVNLDAETRESLLSLMDIPCADTFNNAQQRIYSLMAKDSFPRFLRSHHCAEAINVS